From a region of the Lactuca sativa cultivar Salinas chromosome 4, Lsat_Salinas_v11, whole genome shotgun sequence genome:
- the LOC111894395 gene encoding uncharacterized protein LOC111894395: MKQVKFICESNLQRPNPNESGEECSQIPITNQSIPFVSNPNATPQTPITNHSIPSVSNPTPQTPCSNQPNDNIDLKDLPKDPADRPLITSYKPNIRDDVRRAYLLQGPCQVRTHKFPKKKIGDRFRRFVPSWFDDFDWLEYSVKKDSAYCLYCYLCGDLMGQKGGRDAFVSQGFDTWNKKDAFRTHVGGVDSFHNKAREKCEFLMREKQAINVVLRRQTEAEDNKYKARLRVSIIVVRLLLKTGLPFRGHDESVNSENKGLYIEVLKAIRETSEEIFNNTLENAPKNNQLISPKIQKELVQCFAQEVLLSIREEIGQDVFALLVDESSDVSKKEQMAIVLRYVDSLGFVKERFIRIVHVKDASSLTLKNTINEVLTSNKLSFS; encoded by the exons ATGAAGCAA gtgaaatTCATAT gtgaaagCAACTT acAAAGACCTAATCCTAATGAAAGTGGTGAAGAATGTTCCCAAATACCAATCACCAATCAATCAATTCCTTTCGTTTCTAATCCTAATGCAACTCCACAAACACCAATCACCAATCATTCAATCCCTTCGGTTTCTAATCCAACTCCACAAACACCATGTTCTAACCAACCTAATGATAACATTGACTTGAAAGATCTTCCAAAGGACCCGGCGGATAGGCCATTGATTACAAGTTACAAACCAAATATAAGAGATGATGTAAGAAGAGCATATTTGCTTCAAGGACCGTGTCAAGTAAGGACACATAAGTTTCCTAAAAAAAAAATAGGTGATAGATTTAGAAGATTCGTTCCTTCATGGTTTGATGACTTTGATTGGTTGGAATATAGTGTGAAAAAGGATAGTGCATATTGTTTATATTGTTATTTGTGTGGGGACCTCATGGGACAAAAAGGAGGGAGAGATGCATTTGTTTCCCAAGGTTTTGATACTTGGAATAAAAAAGATGCATTTCGGACTCATGTGGGTGGTGTTGATAGTTTTCACAACAAAGCAAGAGAAAAGTGTGAGTTTTTAATGAGGGAAAAACAAGCAATTAATGTCGTCTTGAGGAGGCAAACCGAAGCGGAGGACAATAAATATAAAGCTCGATTACGTGTTTCTATTATTGTTGTTAgacttttattaaaaaccggTTTACCGTTTCGTGGTCATGATGAGTCGGTTAACTCGGAAAATAAAGGGCTTTACATTGAAGTGTTAAAAGCCATTCGAGAGACTAGTGAAGAGATTTTCAACAATACTTTAGAAAATGCTCCTAAAAACAATCAACTAATTTCCCCTAAAATTCAAAAAGAACTTGTGCAATGTTTTGCACAAGAAGTACTTTTGAGTATTCGTGAGGAGATTGGTCAAGATGTTTTTGCTTTACTAGTTGATGAATCTAGTGATGTTTCAAAAAAGGAACAAATGGCTATTGTTTTGCGTTATGTCGATAGTCTTGGCTTTGTGAAAGAAAGATTCATACGAATAGTGCACGTGAAGGATGCATCTTCTTTGACCCTCAAAAACACCATAAATGAAGTACTTACAAGTAATAAGTTGAGTTTTAGTTAG
- the LOC111894396 gene encoding uncharacterized protein LOC111894396: MVLVTFFEQISLVVNVVCASCKRKDLLREQPRERVKKGLCSGDLETGRGLNQETTLVRAGETRWGSHFNTLTSLMKLFADVLVVLDFVKEEGGSLANRQQASRILAYFKSYEFVFYLHMMYDILHLTGTLSKQLQRKDLDILEAALMVRGTMEALQSFRNIVFASILPKASSFCQTHEIETLDMEELYIGARNRRTTKTNRFHFEVEIFNTVVDMQLTEYRDRFSETNTQLLEYMGALSPCDSFAQFDKSKLLKLGKLYKYDFDDSDMIDLEGQLEIFYHSCIKDERFTSLKGISDLSRLMVSTRKRRSYPLVYKLLKLALILPVATASVERCFSKLKLLKTELRNKIGDEFLNDALLCNVETEALTKVEDEKVMERFQKMYARRGQI, from the coding sequence ATGGTGTTAGTGACTTTTTTTGAGCAAATTTCGTTGGTGGTTAATGTTGTTTGTGCCTCGTGTAAAAGAAAAGACTTACTACGAGAACAACCAAGAGAAAGGGTGAAAAAAGGCTTGTGTAGTGGTGATCTTGAAACAGGAAGAGGGTTAAATCAAGAGACTACACTTGTTCGAGCGGGAGAAACAAGATGGGGTTCACATTTCAACACACTCACAAGTTTGATGAAGTTGTTTGCAGATGTTCTTGTAGTTTTAGATTTTGTGAAAGAGGAGGGAGGGTCATTGGCAAACCGTCAACAAGCATCTAGAATCTTAGCGTATTTTAAATCATATGAGTTCGTGTTTTACTTACATATGATGTATGACATTTTACACCTCACGGGTACATTGTCAAAGCAACTTCAAAGAAAAGATCTAGACATTTTGGAAGCGGCTTTGATGGTTAGAGGGACAATGGAGGCATTGCAGTCTTTTAGAAACATAGTGTTTGCTAGCATTTTGCCAAAAGCATCCTCTTTTTGTCAAACACACGAAATTGAAACTTTAGATATGGAAGAGTTGTATATTGGTGCGAGAAACCGTAGGACTACAAAGACTAATAGGTTTCATTTTGAGGTTGAAATCTTCAACACAGTGGTAGATATGCAACTTACAGAATATCGGGATCGATTTAGTGAAACAAACACCCAATTACTAGAATACATGGGTGCTTTGAGCCCTTGTGATTCATTTGCACAATTTGACAAATCAAAGTTATTGAAGTTGGGTAAGTTATACAAGTATGACTTTGATGATTCAGATATGATAGACCTCGAAGGGCAACTTGAGATATTTTATCACTCTTGCATCAAAGATGAGCGTTTCACTAGTTTGAAAGGAATTTCCGACCTTTCTCGTTTGATGGTTAGTACAAGGAAGCGTCGGTCTTATCCTTTGGTTTATAAGCTTTTAAAGTTGGCTTTAATATTACCCGTAGCGACCGCAAGTGTAGAAAGatgtttttcaaagttgaagcTCTTGAAGACAGAATTGCGTAACAAAATTGGCGATGAATTTTTGAACGACGCATTGCTTTGTAATGTCGAGACGGAAGCACTTACGAAAGTTGAGGATGAAAAAGTAATGGAGCGGTTTCAAAAGATGTATGCACGAAGAGGACAAATTTAA